The region GTAAGTAAAAAGTGACAGGACCATAACTGCTGTCAGGGTTGTTCAGCATCCTTGTCTTGCATCCAATCGCTGATATATTGATGGTCTTGTCTTCCCATATTCAGGTTCTGAAGGGATTTCCAGCGTCTTTGCAGGCAGACATCTGTTTGCACTTGAACAGATCTCTGCTACAGAACTTTAAGGCTTTCCATGGAGGCAGTCAAGCCTGTCTGCGCGCCTTGGGTATGAGGTTCAAGACAGTCCATGCTCCTCCTGGTGATACTCTGATCCACTATGGAGACATCCTGGACTCTCTCTTCTTCATCTCACGTGGTTCCATCCATGTCATTAGGGATGATGTGGTGGTCGCCATATTAGGTATGCAACCAAAGACGATTTCACTGTGATGTCTCAAGAATGCTCCAAAAACATAATCTTcttgaatataaaatattgatgCTCTTGCAGAAAAGAATGACATATTTGGAGAGCCTATCCACCTGTATGATGTGCCGGGGAAGTCCAATTCAGACGTACACACCATCACCTACTGTGACCTGCACCGCGTCCAGAGGGACGACCTGCTGGAGGTCCTTGATATCTACCCCAGCTTTGCAGACAACTTCTGGAGGAACCTGAAGATAACTTTTGACCTGAGAGATGTATGTTGGCATTtgattgcaaaaaaaataaaaaaaatacacattacatCTTGAGAATTTGAATTACAGATGTTTTTATCATTGAGACACAAACTATTCGACCATTTCTCATTAGAATTAGCGTTTCCCCCCAGAAAAGAAGACCCAATGGTTAGCTTCAATTCCAATACAGAGACTTCAATGGAACTACTGCTACCACAATATCCCTGGTTTGCGTCTGACTTgagacctttgttgcatgtaaTTCACGATTTCTCTCTTCATCCCCCTCATTTTTCATCCTGCAAAATAATTCTTTCTAATCGTATGGCTTATTGCTAATATTGCACCCGTAACCACCCAAAAGGGCATTCCCTCTTTGAATTTCTATTTGTAGATTGCCTTCTGTGCTGGAACACACAATTGCTGTTGTAATGCGTGTGATACGGTTTTTCTCTCTGCTCATCAGGCTGATCAAGTACCACCAATAATAACAACTGATGATTCTGGTGACGACTGTGGGTATCGCCACAAGCCGAGACACCGAATCCACTCCCTGGATTGCAGAATCAGGCCAGGTGAGATATTTGGCACAAAATTCTTTCACAGTCAAACTTCTTAACACACAATATTTTGCATTCAAGGCTCTGCTTAGCTCAGTGTGATAAACCTCTTAAAATCATCAATCTGACAGAAGAATTTAAAAATGTGCAGGCATTGTTTTGATTGGTAACCTAAACTGGACTTGTATGAACATATTGCAGAAAGTATAAAAGAGTAATTGAATGCTTTCCTGAAAACAGATGGAATCGATCATGAAGACTCGTACCCCCTTCAGTCCTTCCGTCATCGTCACTCACATCCTCAGGCCCACTGGGATGACCGCTGTAGCTGCGGATCCCCGTGTTCCCAGTCTAGTGAAGACCTGGCTAAGCCTCTTGCCCATGGTGCCAAAGTGGAGCTTTACCCTCCAGAAGATGCCAGACGGGACTACTCCCCCTCTGTAGTGCAGCTGATCCCCCCGAGTGGCACCTCAATGGGGAGGGAAGCAGTGTTGGATCGGGGCCACCAAGGTAGATAGATGCGTCTTAATTGAAGTCTGTCCTGGAAATACATACAGAGTGGAGTTtaaagttttaaacgtgctatgATTAACTACAGCTGCTGATGTTGTATAGTAAACATTTTGGACATTACTTTAATAATAGTACATGGCTAAAAACTTACACCACTGTCTTTATATTTTCCTCAGCTTCATCTTTGAATGTGCCAGGAATGTATCGATACTGGCCAGAACCTCAGTCACAACAGTTTTCCAGTCGTGCCTGGCGATCTTCCTCTGTCCGCAACTCATACCACCCACCACCATTCACAGAACAACGGCCCAGTGAGCTGGAGTCGCGACTTGAGGTTTTACATTCCCAGCTCAACAGGTAAAACGATGCCCTCAGCTGGTTTTTAATCATTGATACAAGAGGCAGTGGCTGTTTGTCTggtcagaattttttttttttcaaatctaaAAGCCAATGCTTAGCAATGTGATATCATTTTTCCATTCCATTGGCTGGAAATATTGTTGAATATGATTACTGATACTTCACTTAACAGCCTCTGCCATTCTCATTGTCTCTTGATTCCCCAGACTGGAGACTCGCATGTCAGCTGACATCAATGTTATTCTCCAGCTTCTCCAGAGGCAGATTGCTCCTGTACCTCCTGCTTACAGCACAGTATCGTCTGGTACCCTCCCGACTGACTCACCTGGCCTGTATGCAACAGGGACACCAGTGCAGCACAGCATGTACCCCATTTCCCCCATACAGATGGACAACTGTACAGCCACACAGGTAGAGAATACCAACTACTACTACCACTAACAGATATCTTTCTAGtatcttagtcgactaatcggtcATTTTGGCCTTAGTCaactaagatttctttagtcgatTAGTAATTTGTTAATGCTTATTCATGCtaaatgatttatttccaaGAAACGTATGAACCCATCTCcggtaaacacaagatttaaagagGTACTTTTGCATTATTCTTTGTAAGAGAAACTTTTGGAGATGGTAACTGGACTGCAATTATAttgcgcttttctagtcttatcAAACACTCAAAGCGCACGGATCTGTCAATTAAATCAACTTATCGATTAGTTGACTAAGAATGTCTTTAGTCGAGGACAGCCCTAGTTTCTAGTCTTTTactgaaaacataaaaatcGCACGATTTCTGCACTCTAGAGCTCGACTCAGACTGACCTTCAATTCACCAAGAAGTCCCAGGAGTCACTGTCCAGCGGCATCCATATGACTGTGGCGTCAAACGACACCATGTTCATGGCCGTCACCCCCGAAACTGAGACCCACACAGGGTTGACTCCGCAGCTGGCCCTGCCATCAGTCAAATCCTCCCTCATGGAGAACCCCAAGCTGTGCGGCAGCCTCCGATACCCCTCGCTGCCGGGGAACCTGGACATCACCTCAGGACTGGCTGAGATCCAGAGACATCTCTCAGACCCTGTGCTGCCCGTCACCTGAAGACCTTCAGTAAGAGTTTTTGTGGCAACCAGTGTGACTTTCAAAGTAGTGATACACTGCTACCTAAAGACTTCTGCAAGGAGCCATGTTCAGCTTCCATTACACATTTGGACAAGTAGTGTCTCAAAATCTGATCAAGGATTTCCATTTCATAGTGTTGACACAGGATTACACTCAAGTCAGTGGTGTTTGTAACATaataatcatatttttttaaaggacatttgcaatgtacagtatgtgtgtgataAAGAGTGCAGTCAAAATTTCTTTACAACTTCTTGTTTCAGCCCGGTTCAGTACATTTTGCAAGTGCCATCCCCAAAGCTTATATCTTGACCAGGAGCAGTGACTTATTGGGAGTCTCCACTGGTTGCCTGACAACTGctcctggccaagaaatagtctagCACATCATAACACCCCATGAAACAAGGTTAGATGTTTCCCTGTCAGTTTTTgttctaagctaagctaaccaactGCTGGCTGTAGGCTGAAATACAGAAGAATGGTATCTCTCTAAGAGTTGGTGTCTTACCATCTAATTCTCTGAGAAAAAGCTAATCGTTTCCCACAATTTCAAACTGTTCCTTAACGGAATCTGATCATTTCTGGGATATTTTTTCAACAAAAGCACATCACATAAACATATTTGATAAGGATCCATTGAATTTGGTGAAAGAATTGTGACAAAGACTATAAATAGTGGAACAGTTcaatgttaaaatatttttttcagtgctCAGTGGTGCATACACTATGTAGTGGCAACattttttctacatttctgtactgcgcattttatttaattattggcCGACGTAGGTGCCGCTTCATTGGACCTAAACTGGCCCcaatttgtgaaaataaatcatGAACAAGTGGTTTTCTGACTTTAtgtttagcaaaaaaaaaaaatcacacatcaCTGACCCCGTACTGAAACACCTACAACAAGTAAGAAATAACTCCTGTTCACTCCCACGTCTTCACATCCCAATATCACAACAGAACTCAATATCACAACAGGACTCACAGCATTCGTAATACAATGTCAGTTTTCGAGGCTCTTTGAAAAAATGTAACTttctatatacagtaaatggcaGGATACACTTTTCAAACTATCATTTCTAACTGTAAATCTGTACTATAGATTCTTATCTATATGTTGATGAGTCACCTCACTGTGAAATGTCTACTGAAACTGTCTAAATATAAAACTTCTGTATAATGGTTTGAACTGTGAGGGactgtttattaatgtattaaataaaatggtaatatgaataaaataattggtgcacaaattacaaaaaaaatatctgcatTATGGTCATGGTTAATACTAGTAAATTGTTGCACATATAATGAATTTATCACAACAGAGATGTTTATCATATCACAAATGATGTTCAGTtgaataaaatacatatatttataggtttaaaaaaacaaaaacaattgaatATATGAACACTTAAATCCACATTAACCACATTCATTCCACTTTTAAATGTGGCTAAACTACATTTTTGCTGCATCGTAAAAATGTATGCTTGAGGATGTCGTAATGAGTAAAACTTTAGATACAATGCACCATGTAGCGTATAAAAACATGTAACTGACGAGCCTTTTTGTCTGAGACAACATGCTGAAAGCTTGAAGGCTATTGAACCTTGGTTCATGTCTGTACATGACAGTTTTTGAGACTTGGTTACCATTTTTGTTTTGGCTCTCTGAGTTTTCTGATAAAGTACGTCTTGATATTGTATCACAAAGTCAAGCGCTGACGTACTCTAGTTCCCTTCTCACTCAGTTGAAAAAAGCTTTACACACAATCTGAATCAACATGAACCCAATACGAGCATGAACTGAAAATTGCTCTTTCCTTCTTAAACAGCTTGTATATCCAACAGATAGTTTTTGAGTTGCCTTATTTCTTCATGATTGCAGCTCAGACTCTGAGGATTTCCAGGCAGTTGTTGTAGCAGATAGCAATCCAGTCGGGCTGGGTGGTGGCCCACTGGACATTATTGATCTCTCCCTCGGCTGTGTAGGCCAGTATAGGGTCCTCAATGGCCCGTGGCATCTGCTGGATGTCCCAGATTAGAGCCTGGTGGTCCTCCGCTagacagagaggaagggaggatgtTTGATGTGAATTGATTTATCTTATTTAAACAGGAAGAAAATTATGTTCCTAAAACACTACATGTTAGTGGCCTCAATCTGGTTGACTATTTTCCACCATGTTTTCTTATTCAGCAGGACCCAAAAACATCAAAGCAAGACCAGGGGAAACAAGTAAGGGACAAAATACTCACAAAACAGCACATCAGTGTATTGTACAGCAGGACCAATGCAATGTGCAAACTGTTGACTGAATTCAATTGCATTTATTATGCATGTGACTGTATTGTAGGGTTGTTTTGGACAAAATGATCCTGGTATATGAGATTAACTTCAGAAATCCCCCCAGGAAATTAGTTAGTGGAGGTGGTAAGCTCTGGCGTTTTTCTTTAACATTGCACATTCTGCTCGGGTTAATCACCTCGAGGCAAACATCTGCTGTCATCGCTCATCTGTCATCATTAGCTGAATCAGATCCTAATGCATCTCGTCATCAGTTGCCTCTGTCCTTAAATGTATGGCCTTTGTTGAGTGATTCTTTTAACCCTGTAGGTGATGTGGTAATGTGTAATCATTCAGTTCACTTCTGCTtcttctgtcttcatttcaggcAAGGCGGTGGGGCTACTATAATAAAATGCAGGAGACACTGAACTTAAAAATTAACTTAAagataaaatatgaatcactCTTAATTGTAGTATCAAAAGATACACCAATCTCTTTCTCCAACTTGTGTATTTACTGTCACACTGCTTTGTTGAGTTCATATTTGGGATAAGAACGGCACCCTCTCATGCTCATTGTCAGTTACTGCAATGATGTTCAAGCTCAAATTGAGATGTTTCCTCTC is a window of Sander vitreus isolate 19-12246 chromosome 21, sanVit1, whole genome shotgun sequence DNA encoding:
- the kcnh6b gene encoding voltage-gated inwardly rectifying potassium channel KCNH6, encoding MSDTDLMKSGGPASRGPECRSPPTPRMDLLSPSKVKDRSQNVTEKVTQVLSLESDVLPEYKLQVPETTWWILLHYSPFKAFWDWIILILVLYTAVFTPYSATFLLDEHRDLRQRSCGYTCSPLNVADLMVDVLFIVDIVINLRTTYVDQNDEVVTQPSRIAKHYVKGWFPIDLFAAIPFDLLIFRSGSDEMATLTSLLKTARLLRLVRVARKLDRYSEYGAAVLFLLMCTFVLIAHWLACIWYAIGFVERPYTETGWLDNLAEQVGKLYNDSDSTSGPSVKDKYVTALYFTLSSLTSVGFGNVSPNTNSEKIFSICVMVIGSLMYASIFGNVSAIIQRLYSGTTRYHTQMLRVKEFIRFHQIPGCLRQRLEEYFQHAWSYTNGIDMNAVLKGFPASLQADICLHLNRSLLQNFKAFHGGSQACLRALGMRFKTVHAPPGDTLIHYGDILDSLFFISRGSIHVIRDDVVVAILEKNDIFGEPIHLYDVPGKSNSDVHTITYCDLHRVQRDDLLEVLDIYPSFADNFWRNLKITFDLRDADQVPPIITTDDSGDDCGYRHKPRHRIHSLDCRIRPDGIDHEDSYPLQSFRHRHSHPQAHWDDRCSCGSPCSQSSEDLAKPLAHGAKVELYPPEDARRDYSPSVVQLIPPSGTSMGREAVLDRGHQASSLNVPGMYRYWPEPQSQQFSSRAWRSSSVRNSYHPPPFTEQRPSELESRLEVLHSQLNRLETRMSADINVILQLLQRQIAPVPPAYSTVSSGTLPTDSPGLYATGTPVQHSMYPISPIQMDNCTATQSSTQTDLQFTKKSQESLSSGIHMTVASNDTMFMAVTPETETHTGLTPQLALPSVKSSLMENPKLCGSLRYPSLPGNLDITSGLAEIQRHLSDPVLPVT